A segment of the Deinococcus arcticus genome:
CGCCAGCAAGGCCAAAGCCGCTGCCCCCGCCAGGGCCGCCTTCACCTGGGCCGACCTGAAACCGCACCTGGGCGTGCTAAGTGCCCAGGAGCAGCAGCTGGTGACCGCCACCCGCGAGCAGGGCCGCAAGGTGGAGGACGTGGCCCCCGAACTGGGCCTGGACGTGAAAAAGGCCAAGGGTATGGCGCTGCAGGCCAGCAAGAAGCTCAACCAGGCGGCGCGCGGCGGATGAGGAGGCGGGGCGCCAAGCCGTCGGGGGCCCGGAGCGTCCAGGCGCCCAGAGGACCGGCGTTGCGCTGGACCCGTGCTTTCCCCCCGTTGACCCTTCGACCCTTTGACCCTTTGACCCCCGTCACAGGCAGCGCCCCATGCCCCGTTCGCTAGCCCCCGAGGCCCCTCAGGCCCTGCACCTCGCGCGCTTGGCTCAGGGCAGCCCCGGGCAGTGGGTGCGGCTGCCGGGCAGCGGCCTGCAGGTGCTGGAGCTGGCCGGCACCCTGACGGGGCCCGCCGTCACCGGGTATCTGCTGTGCCTGAGTGGCGAGGCGGTGGTGGACCTGCCGCTGAGCAACTTCGTGCGCCTGCGCCCCGCCGAGGGCTACCGCGTGCAGGCACAGAGCCCCTGGACGGCCTTTGCCACCAAAGAGGGCACCGTGCTGCTGCTGAGCCCCGAGCAGAGCTAAGGACCTTGCCCCTCACGTTGCGACTTTGCAGGAGAGCACCGAACAGTCTCCACGCCCGGTGCAACGTCCTTTGTTCGAGACTCGCTTCGCTCGGTTGATCTAAAGATCAACAGCGAGTGACTTAAAGGCGGGGGCCCGCCTGCGCCTGCAGACGAACCCCTTCAAGCTCCCCTCTCTATTTCCTGCGCTTGGCGGCCTTTGCGGCTTCCCTGGCGGCCTTTTTCTCGGCTTTCTGACGCTCCTGCAAGTCGCGGCCCATGTCTTCCAGCAGCTGCGCGCCCTGGGCGTCTACCTGACGCTGCAGTTCCAGCAGGGTGGTGGCCACCATGTTGTGCAGGATGCGCTCCACAGGCACCTTGACGAAGTTGAAGCGCACGCGGGCATTCACAGTCATGGTCACTTCGGTGCCGCCGGGCATGGGCCGGAACACCCAGCTCTGCGTGAGCTTTTCCAGCGGGCCCACATGGCGCACACTCTCCCAGCCGCCGCGCTGGGGCGCCTGCAACTGGCCATATCTGGCGGTAAAACGCAGCCCCAGCAGGCGGCGGGAGAACTTGAAGCGCACCAGGGCATTGTTGGTCAGGCGGCCCTCACCGCCCTCGTAGTCGGCCTTGACGAGGTTGGGGTCCCACTTCACGCGCCGCTTGGGTTCCAGGGCGAGGCGGTACAGCACATCCGGCCGCGACCGGACGACGATGGTTTGCTTGATGCTGATGGGCTCGGCCATAGGTAGGTGCCACTGTAGCGCGGCGAGGGTGGCCCGTCCGTCCCGCCTTCAGCCCACCCCGGTTTCACACGGGACGCCGCTGCTTTCACAGCCTCTTGGGAACGGCGAAGGGGTGCTGTTCCATCGCCAGAGTTTCGTCTTCTCTCCTGCTCGCTCTGCAAGGCAGCTCTCCGAGTCTGCCCACCCCTTGCCTTCGGCTCATCTGAGTTCCGTATCAGGCCCGCCCCAGCTTCAGTCCAGGTAGTCGCGGGCCCGCAGGTGTGAAGCGCGCAGGGTAAAGCGCTCGGCGGCGCCCACCCCGGCCACCCGGCCCAGATCGGTGCGGGCGGCGCGGTACTGCTCGGGGGTCCACTGCCAGCCGTAGAACGCCTGGTAATAGGCCATGACCTCGGCTCCCACGTCCAGCGTGTCGGTGACGTTCACAAACACTTCGGGGTAGGGGCTGGCGGGCGCGTAGTACTGGTAGAAGCGCACCGGCTCACGCCACGCGTCCAGGCGGCGCAGGTCCTCGCCGCTCTCGGGGGCCGCGTCGCCGCTGAGGTCCGGGGCCGGGGGCATGGCCACGCCGCCCGCCTCGTTGATGATCTTCGGAATGCGCGCCAGGGTCAGCGCGTCAAAGGCGATCTTGGCGGTCATGCGGTGGTCGGGGTGGGGGTGATCGTCACTCCAGGTGAGAATGGCGTTCGGCCGGAAGCGGGCGTACAGGCGGGCCAAGAGCAGGGCCTCGGCGCGGCTGCCGGTCATGCGGCTGTCGCCCATATCGAAAAAGTGGTGCTGCGCCCCAATTTTCTGGGCCACCCAGGCGCCGTGTTCGCGCCGTACGCGGGTGACTTCCTCATGCGGGGCGTCGCCAAACTGACTGGCCAGCTCGCCCAGGGTGGTCCAGACCAGCATCACCTCGTCGCCGCGCGCCGCGTGCCGGGCCAGGGTGCCAATGCAGCCGATCTCGTCGTCCGGGTGGGCAAACACCGCCATGATTCGCATAGGGACAGGGTAGTGGGTTGTGGGCGGTGGGGTGCAGGGGAGGGCCGCTGCTGTGTGCGGTGGCCTTACCGCAAAAAACGCAGGGTCAGGGGGTAATGGTAGGGCTGGCCGGCACTCACACGCACCACCGCCACCATCATGAAGATGAACGGCACGAGGCCCAGCACCACCAGCACCGGCAGGAAGAACAGAAAGAAGGCGCCCAGCGAGCCCAGCACCGCCAGGCCGCCCAGGTCGGTGCCGGCAGCCGCCCCCACCGCGCCGCCCAGCAGGCCCAGGCTGAACAGAACGAAGCCCAGTACACTCACCACCAGCCCGTACAGCCAGAAACTCAGCTGAAAGTTCAGGGCCTCCTTGCCCTGCTCGTCCAGTGCGCGGCTGCGGTCCCGGAAGGCCAGCCACGCCACCAGCGGCCCCAGCACGTTGCCCAGCGTGGGCAGCAGCAGCCCCGCCAGCGGCGACAGGTGCGTGATGATCGCGGGCGTGCGTTCGGGCTCGGTCAGGAGGGCGGGGGGGCGGGTCATGGTTGACACTACGCCCCCCCTGTGCCTACAGTTCCCAGGCAATGACCAAGGGCCGCCCCCAACATGCCGCGCAAAAGGCGCAGGCCGCCGCGCGTGACCGCCTGCCCCTCCAGGCGGGCATTCAGCCGCCCGTGCCCATCCAGGGTGAGAACGTGGAGTTGTACAGCGACGGCGCCTGCGACACCCAGGCTGGGCACGGGGGCTGGGCCACCATCCTGAACTACCGGGGCAAGGAACTGGTCCTGAGCGGCCATGAGGAAGGCACCACCAACAACCGCATGGAGTTGCGCGGGCTGCTGGAGGGCCTGAAGGTTCTCAAGCGGCCCTGCCAGGTGCGGGTGGTCACCGACAGCCAGTACCTGCGCAAGGCCTTTACCGACGGCTGGATTCTGAAGTGGCAGCGCAACGGCTGGAAAACGGCGGGCGGCGACCCGGTGAAAAACCGGGACCTGTGGGAGGAACTGATTGCCCAGGCCCAGACGCACGCCCTGACCTTCGTGTGGGTCAAGGGACACGCGGGCCACGGCGAGAACGAACGGGTGGACCAGCTGGCGGTCCAGGAGCGCAAGAAGCTCAGGAAGTAGGGCGCCACTCGCAGCGGTACCGCGCCCGGGGCCAGGGCGAGGGAATGGCCTGCACCGTAAAGCCACAGCGGCGGTAGAACCCGGCGGCCTCGTCATCTGTTTCGGCCGTCAGCGTGCGGAGGTTCAGGTGGCGTGCCACCTCGCGCAGCAGCGTGCGGGCTTGTCCCTGGCGGGCATGGTCCGGGTGGGTGCCCAGGTGAAGAATCGTGGCCGCGGCCCCATCCACCTCCAGCCCGGCGGCACTCACAATCTGCCCCGCCACCACCCAGGCAAAGACGCGGCGGGTGCCTTGCCGGTAGCGGTCCAGTTCCGCCGCAATGCGGTCCGGGTCAGGAAACATGGCCTGCACCCGCACGGTCTCGGTGGCTGGGATCAGCCCGGGTTCACTCAGCATGGAGCGCCACTGTCAAGCGCCCCCCGCCTGCCTTCGCCATTCGGCGTATCGTGCCGTCACCCCTGCCGGGCCTACGCTGGGCGGCATGACCCAACTGCTTCCCCCGCCGGACGGCTGGCGCACCTTCCTGTGGCTGTGGGGGTCGCAGGCACTCAGCGTGATCGGCTCGGCGGTGGCCGGGTTCGCCTTCAACATCTACCTGACCCAGACGCGCTTTCCGCTGGCCGAGCAGAAACCGCAGCTGGCCGCCGCCCTGTCGCTGACTGCGCTGGCCTGGACGCTGGCGGCCACCCTCAGCGCGCCGCTGGCCGGGGCCTGGACGGACCGCCACGACCGGCGCCGGATCATGCTGGCCTGCGACGTGGCCGGGGCCCTGCTGACCTTTGCCACGCTGGGCCTGCTGCTGACCCCGGCAGCGCCGCTGTGGCTGCTGGTGACCCTGGCCGGCCTGATGGGGCTGGTGTCCACCTTCCACGGCTCGGCGTTCGATGCCAGTTACACCAGCCTCGTGCCCCGTGACCGCCTGCCCCGCGCCAACGGCCTGATGCAGACGGTGTGGAGCCTGGCCGGGCTGGTGGGCCCGGCCGCCGCCGCGCTGCTGATTGGGGTGCCGGCCCTGCTGCGGGACGCCGGAACGGGCCCCGCGTGGCTGAGCGGCCTGAAAGACGGCGTGCCCTTCGCCTACGCGGTGGACGGCGTGACCTTCCTGGTGGCCGCCGCCGTGGTGTGGCGCCTGTCCATCCCCTCGCCGGCGCCCCGCCCACGCGCCGAGCGCCCCACGCTGGCCCAGGACATGCGCTTTGGCTGGGTCTTCATTGGGCAGCGGCGGCCCCTGCTGGCGCTGCTGCTGACCTTTGCGGTGGCCAACCTGTGCACCAGCAACCTGGGCGTGCTGGAACCCCTGATTGCCAAGTTCGGCCTCAGCGGCGACTGGGAAGCGCGGGGCGGCACCCTGCAGGGCGCCCTGGCCACACTGGCGGTGACGCAGAGTGTGGGGGGCGTGCTGGGCGGCATCCTCATCAGCACCTGGGGAGGCCTGAAGCGGCAGCGGGTGCTGGGGGTACTGGTACCCATGGTCGTCTCGGGGCTGGCGTTCGCCGCGTTTGGGGCCAGCAGCACCGTGCTGGGCGCAGCGGCGGCCCTGCTGGTCATGGGCCTGACCCTGCCCACCATGAACGCCCACTCGCAGAGCATCTGGCAGGCCCAGGTGCCGCCCGAGATGCAGGGCCGGGTGTTTTCTGTGCGCCGCCTGATCGCCCAGTTCACCTCGCCGGCCAGCACCGCGCTGGCAGGGCTGCTGGCGGCGCGTTACGCACCAGGGAGTGTGGCGGTGGTGGCGGGGCTGGTGCTGGCGGTCGTGGCGGCCCTGCAACTGCTGAACCCGGTGCTGCGGCGGGTGGAAGACCCCAGCCTGTCGGCCCACGCGGAAGCCCAGCCCAGCACCTCCTGAAGCAAAGAGAAAGGGGCGGCCCTTCGTCAGGGCCGCCTCTCTTCCCACTTCCTACTGCGTACTCCCCCTGTCCAGCCACCCCGACAGCCACGGCAGTTTCTGCGCCACCTTCTCGCGCATGCCGCCCCAGTAGCGGCGCGACCAGCCCTCCAGGGTGCGCTGTTTGCCCCGGGCCACAGCCAGGGCGCCTTCGGGTACGTCCTCGTGCAGGGCGCTGCCAGCCGCCACGAACGCCGCGTCGCCCACCACGCGCGGGGCAATCAGGGTGGAATTGCTGCCGATAAACACCCCGGCGCCCACCTGCGTGCGGTGCTTGTTCACTCCATCGAAGTTCGCCACGATGGTGCCGGCGCCCACGTTGGTTTCCTGACCAATCGTCACGTCGCCCAGGTACGCCAGATGCCCGGCCTTGACCCCGGCGGCCAG
Coding sequences within it:
- a CDS encoding GNAT family N-acetyltransferase, giving the protein MLSEPGLIPATETVRVQAMFPDPDRIAAELDRYRQGTRRVFAWVVAGQIVSAAGLEVDGAAATILHLGTHPDHARQGQARTLLREVARHLNLRTLTAETDDEAAGFYRRCGFTVQAIPSPWPRARYRCEWRPTS
- the rnhA gene encoding ribonuclease HI, with the translated sequence MTKGRPQHAAQKAQAAARDRLPLQAGIQPPVPIQGENVELYSDGACDTQAGHGGWATILNYRGKELVLSGHEEGTTNNRMELRGLLEGLKVLKRPCQVRVVTDSQYLRKAFTDGWILKWQRNGWKTAGGDPVKNRDLWEELIAQAQTHALTFVWVKGHAGHGENERVDQLAVQERKKLRK
- a CDS encoding PIG-L deacetylase family protein is translated as MRIMAVFAHPDDEIGCIGTLARHAARGDEVMLVWTTLGELASQFGDAPHEEVTRVRREHGAWVAQKIGAQHHFFDMGDSRMTGSRAEALLLARLYARFRPNAILTWSDDHPHPDHRMTAKIAFDALTLARIPKIINEAGGVAMPPAPDLSGDAAPESGEDLRRLDAWREPVRFYQYYAPASPYPEVFVNVTDTLDVGAEVMAYYQAFYGWQWTPEQYRAARTDLGRVAGVGAAERFTLRASHLRARDYLD
- a CDS encoding DUF4870 domain-containing protein; the protein is MTRPPALLTEPERTPAIITHLSPLAGLLLPTLGNVLGPLVAWLAFRDRSRALDEQGKEALNFQLSFWLYGLVVSVLGFVLFSLGLLGGAVGAAAGTDLGGLAVLGSLGAFFLFFLPVLVVLGLVPFIFMMVAVVRVSAGQPYHYPLTLRFLR
- a CDS encoding SRPBCC family protein; protein product: MAEPISIKQTIVVRSRPDVLYRLALEPKRRVKWDPNLVKADYEGGEGRLTNNALVRFKFSRRLLGLRFTARYGQLQAPQRGGWESVRHVGPLEKLTQSWVFRPMPGGTEVTMTVNARVRFNFVKVPVERILHNMVATTLLELQRQVDAQGAQLLEDMGRDLQERQKAEKKAAREAAKAAKRRK
- a CDS encoding MFS transporter, coding for MTQLLPPPDGWRTFLWLWGSQALSVIGSAVAGFAFNIYLTQTRFPLAEQKPQLAAALSLTALAWTLAATLSAPLAGAWTDRHDRRRIMLACDVAGALLTFATLGLLLTPAAPLWLLVTLAGLMGLVSTFHGSAFDASYTSLVPRDRLPRANGLMQTVWSLAGLVGPAAAALLIGVPALLRDAGTGPAWLSGLKDGVPFAYAVDGVTFLVAAAVVWRLSIPSPAPRPRAERPTLAQDMRFGWVFIGQRRPLLALLLTFAVANLCTSNLGVLEPLIAKFGLSGDWEARGGTLQGALATLAVTQSVGGVLGGILISTWGGLKRQRVLGVLVPMVVSGLAFAAFGASSTVLGAAAALLVMGLTLPTMNAHSQSIWQAQVPPEMQGRVFSVRRLIAQFTSPASTALAGLLAARYAPGSVAVVAGLVLAVVAALQLLNPVLRRVEDPSLSAHAEAQPSTS